ttttcaaaatatcttcctttgtgttcatcagaacaaagaaattcatacaagtTTGTATCaatgtaaatgatgacagaattgttatttttgggtgaactatcactaaAAATTAAAGTTCCTAAAATGAAGGTTCCTAAAAGGTTTCAGGGTTAAAATATATACTTTCACGTAATCAGTATACATAATTTCAACCTAAAATTTAGATGTTGACAGAAGTTCACAAACATTAATACATGAAAGAAACTTTAAGTTAATGAATGCgcataatattttaaaagtgcTTTTAGCAACATTGTAACAAGCTCAGTATGTTCTGTGTAAAGCTTTGGTCAAAAGTATCTGCGTGAATCATTGTGCTTCATCAGACAGCAATCCTTTCTAAGTTAGAGAAGAAACCATAGTAACGGCTGTTTACACTTAATCCTTCTTACAGAAGGATATTGTTGGTTTGGATATTTTGCAGACGCTGTCTAAAAACTACTCGCTGAGAACATTATGTAGTTGTTATTCCAGATTAAATGACCAGATTAAACACATCGGTCATCTTGACGTTCAACTAGAATTATGCTTTAATGATACAACAACTTAAAAGTAATTACGTTAAAGACTAGGAGCCATGAAAGTCTTGAAAACATATGGTTGCTGCAATTTTTTGCCATTGTGCTGGCTTTTATAAGCTTCCAAGTGGCTGAATTCACACATTCTACTTTTAAGTCCTAAAACTGAAACTAAACTAGAATAAGCAATTGTATGGTTGTTTCAGAATGACTCATTAACAGATGCCTGATTTGATTTGTTCATGTTCTCTTTAGGCCAAGCTGATAGTACCCAACAGCACGGCAGGACTGATCATTGGCAAGGGCGGGGCCACAGTCAAGGCTGTCATGGAGCAGTCTGGTGCCTGGGTGCAGCTCTCACAGAAACCAGAAGGCATCAACCTGCAGGAGCGTGTGGTGACCATCAGCGGAGAACCTGAGCAGAACCGTAAAGCGGTGGAGATCATCGTGCAGAAGATCCAGGAGGATCCACAGAGCAGCAGCTGTCTGAACATCAGTTACTCCAACATCTCTGGCCCAGTGGCCAACTCCAACCCCACCGGTTCCCCATATGCCAACTCGGCCGAGGTGATGCCAGCCGCTGCCGCTGCGGCGGCAGCCACAGCCTCCAGTCTCCTGGGGCAGGCCAGTCTGGCTGGAGTGGGTGCTTTCCCTACCACCATGTCCAGCTTCTCAGGGAATGACCTGCTGGCTATCACGTCCGCACTGAATACGTTAGCCAGCTACGGATACAATACCAACTCCCTGGGTCTGGGGCTCAACCCTGCGGCCGCCTCAGGGGTTCTTGCCGCTGTGGCTGCTAGTGCTAACCCAGCTGCAGCTGCAGCCGCCAACCTGCTAGCCTCCTACGCTAATGACGCATCCACCAGCGCTGGCCACCCAGCAGCCAGTCTAGGAGGCTTCACGTTAGGATCGCTAGCCGCTGCCACTGGAGCCACCAATGGCTATCTGAGTGCTGCTTCCCCACTGGTTGCAAGCTCTCTCTTGGCCACTGAGAAGCTAACCGAAGGGGCCAAAGATGTTGTGGAAATTGCAGTGCCAGAGAACTTGGTGGGTGCCATTTTGGGGAAGGGAGGCAAAACGCTTGTGGAGTACCAAGAACTGACAGGAGCCCGCATTCAGATCTCCAAAAAGGGAGAGTTTGTTCCCGGCACCAGAAACCGTAAAGTTACCATAACCGGATCGCCAGCCGCCACACAGGCAGCACAATATCTTATCAGCCAGCGAATTACATACGAGCAGGGTGTGAGGGCCACCAATCCGCAGAAGGTGGGCTAAAACAGGGAGTATAAAAAAGGAGAGAAAGAGTGGGGGATGGGGAAGATACAGAGAAAGAGATGGAGGGCATGAATAATGAAGAAAATCAACCACAGGCTTTGTGGAAATctcagtattaaaaaaaaataattgaagaaattcaagaaaaaatttgtaaaatgtaaatatgggtTTATTTCTTAAGTTTGAATCTTTTgggattttttttgttattttttgtttgtttgttttgttttgttccgttttgttttatttttgtccattttccGGACAGCAGTGAATGGCATTTCAACCTGGCATGCTGCCGCGCTGCAGTTCTCAGCAGGTGGGCAAGGTGGTAGGATGGGGAGAATGGGGTGGAGCAATCGGAGATCCAAACTCCCAGGAATCAGCCCTTTCCCCACCCCCATCCCCTCCTAGCTGACAGATTTTTGTTCTTTACTTTTAGCCCTAAGATTAATTCTCAAACCTTTGGCCCATGCCCCCTTTCTATGAGGGTCTGGGACTGAAATCACCCCTACCCAATTCTGTGACACCCCATAACCCACCCTTGCCCCAGCCCTCCCAATTCCAGCCAGCCCAACCCTGCCTTGAAAGATGGGGCAGGATAGGGCAAGGGATGCGAGGCTGCTCTAGGGTCCCTCAGCGCCACTAGACATTGACCTGGGGTACCAGTTTGACCAGGCGCATGCCACGCGATGCTACTTGCTACTACAGAGTTAGCATAAGGGAAGCTTGTAGATGATGTTGCGGACATAGACCAGGATGCAAATTGCACCTGCTTTGGTCAGAATCTATAGTACCAGAGCTCCTTCAGATTGAGGCATTTTCTCTATGGGATTTGAAGTCTAGTGTTTATACAGATACTATCTTATCATTATTCTTACtactactattattattattattattacaaattATCATCACCATCAGCGTTATTTATTAATATGATTTCACCCATAAGGACTGAGgtatcttttttgtttttcttaatcTGTAAATTCAGGTTGACATGAATGTAAAGACAATTTTTTGGATTTCGTtttttatttaagtagattGAATCGTGTGTCCATGTAATATATGTCTTATTTAACGTCCAGTGATAACTGCACCGTCGGCACCAATACAGTTAAAAAcctcacacatacagtacactctAAGCAAACGATTACCACTTAAAGTGCAACTAAACATAAGCAGACTTGAAATCACAATGGGACTAGATGATTTATTCACATATCCAGTAAATGAGAATGTAGGTCTTTGCACAAGTCCAAAGGAGTTACTAAATAACATTATATTGAATATCATTTTTGCCCCAGACACCCCTTCCTTTGTAGTTTATGTCCCTTTCTCTTCAAATTTGCTGTTGTGCAGCTAGAGCCACTGCAGTTAAATGTCTGCACAGTTATTGGAAaatttgcatagattatgaacGCATACTACTGAACAACTACAGCCACGAACAAATTCATGCTCTGATCGGCACAGGCTAGTTAGTAATATGTTATGCCCTGGAAATCCTCTTTTTGGTTGCAGCACCAGTTATCCAGGTTGTCTGCTTTATTGTGGCTAATATGAATCACAATGACTGATTTCTTAGAAACTGAGCAGGCGCCCCATGTGGAAAAACTTCCTGTGCAGATCAGAACTATCCATGTGCGACGTATGTGCTGCTAATAAGATCATactttgttttgtgttgtttttttctgaGTACACTGAATTTTGTCTTAATGCACTGTGAAGTGTGGAGGCCGTGACGGAGGGCCAAACTAAGTCAGGGTTTTGTATTATCGCATATCGCATGTATCACAATGATGGAATGTACTCATGTGGAACTTCTCATATTTATATCAACGTCCATGGAGTCAATGCATTGCTTTTTGTAGGTTAGAAGGGATCAGAGAATCGGGACTGAATGGTTGGTAGGCTGAGGTCAGAGATTTGGGTTCTTCTGGACGTCATATTGCAGTATCCGATATTACGTTTCTAGGTGTGCGCACACCCAATTATGGCAAGCTGAGTGTCTATTTATTGCAAAGGGGCAGAGGATGGTAAATTCTCTAACTTTGTGTCCTCCAAATAATTTTGTCTAAAAGACAAATATAtaaagaatacatttttaattaccCCAAACGTTTTAAGACCATTCAGAATTTCAAAACAGATTGGATGCCTACATTATAATTTAGACAGCGCTGTGCTCTCTCTCCCCTCACTAAAGTTATGACTCTTTCCTCTCCTTTGCTTTTGGAGCACCAGGGAGAGTAAATCTGAACCGATTGGTAAGGAGGCTTCTTTATTTTCATCAAAAAACCATCACCTCCTCTCACCTCTTCTCAACCCCCTTTTTACCTTTGTGCACCCCCATTCTGACACATCAACCCAGAGACCTTTCTCTCACATCTCTCCATGGGTGGCAATGTCTGGTGTAACAGTGCATGTGTGCTTGCCCTTTCACAATGATACAAAAGAGAAGATGTGACTACAGAGTAGAAAGTAGACAACCACATCACACCTGAGTCTGTCATATATCTGGGCCTCTTTAAAGGGGATTTTGCACAAAGCCATCAATGTGTTTGTATGgtgagtgtgtgtatgtgtgtatagcTTGCAGTCTTGAGTTAGGATAGAAATGGATGTGTCCAGGCAGATATGGGAACTATGCGATGTTGTGTCCAAGGTGAGGTGGTCTAACAAGCGAagttaagaaagaaagaacaatgACTCCAGATATTATTAAGCAAGCAAGGCGAGCTATACAGATCAAGATGGCAATCGAGTGCCTCCGCATTTTAGAGTGCATCTTTGCGTTcgttttttacccataatgcagTACTTCAGATCATGAAGAGAGGAAGCAGTCAGATTTCAATACATAAGTTactcatataaacacacacaaacaaaaaagtacttttgtaaAACAAGGTTAACATCACATTTAAGTTTGATTAACACTAAAGAACAAGATATTACTGTGACAATTCAATGTGAAAACTAAAAAGGTGCCAACGTAGTGTCAAGGAGCAGCTTTCTGTTTCTGTTTGGGTTTTGTATTCAGtactaaaagtacatattgggggggtctctgttttttatttgttagtaACTGGAAAAAAATAGATCAAATGTGATGAGTACTGAAAGCAATATACGTAGTAGCATGTCGTCATGTCTTGTCATTTCGTTCTGTCCGTGTAGGAGCTTTGGATTTACCTAGATGTTGAGTAGATTTGCATATACTATTTTTTAAGTTGTGAAGATGCTGCTATTGAATAAGTGATGTACTAAAATTTAAGATATTAAACATATCTGGTCAGTCATTTAGCAGGACGTGGTAGAGGTGTAACTAAATGCTACATTGGTaagaaaataattgttttatcaCTGGATTAAATAAACCTGTGCCAAAATAGATCTTTACGGATGTAAATGTGATTTAAATACCATTAGTTATAAGCAGACATACTTTTGTAAcgaaaaaaatgtgaaaagtgCCAAACAAGTTGGGTTATAACTAGGGGGGTAAAAGTAACTTGCAAAAGCAAAAAATAGACATTAGCACTATAAGCTTGAGAGTTTTCTGCCCCCTAATAACTAGTCCTCGTGAAAAAGAATAGGGAGGGATTCATATGTTAGGCCAAACAAAAGCAGGGTGCCATGTGGCCAATAACACACACATCCCTGGGGCTAGAAGACTGCCGAGTTAGCTTAGCATGGTTAAACTTTTATAAGTTATCAGCATTCTTAAGTCAGCCTTTTATAGTtctgaaaatgtattttgtgaagATAGATGTTATCTTTTTTGCACGTTGATATTGCATGACACCAAGTGAAGCGTGgatttaaataatgaagctacaaaaaacttacaaaaagaacaaaaaaataaacaattaggCAATGTGCATTCATTTTTAAGGACAAATCTTTGCATGTCAACAACAGTTAGAGCTATTAAATTagcttttggacatttttaacttttttagttTTGCTAAGACCAAGCTGGAAGATTTCGTTGCTAGGCCACAGAAACCAACGTCATTCAGAATCATAATCATATTCAGCGTCATATTTACGATACTCATTTTGTACAATTTATCAACATATTGTGATATTTTTGTTATAAAGGGAAGCTGGGAATAAAAGGTTCATTTATAGGAGAATCGGCGAACATTACAACAGTTCATGCTCGTGAATGTACTCACCGCTACATAAGTTTGCATATCACTCTGTCGAGGCTCGTGTTTGCTGTATATTGTGTGTCAATACTAACATCATTAGGCTACTGTATATTACACCCTTCTGTTGTTTAGCTTGTTCTGCCATCTCTGCACATTAAGCTTGATTCATTCTTGTGATAATATGCACTTTATACTTTTATTTCATGCCACCCCAGTAAAACAGCCCTATTTCCAAATGAGAGCAATGCAGTGGCACTGCTTAACCACTTGAATCCTTTACCTCATATCTCCACCAATAAAGAAATAGCAGAACTATTACAATAGGCAGAGATAAGGCACTACAAATAAATCGCTGGGTTTCTTTATTTGCATAATGGCCAGATTATCGGTGCTGACCAAAAATAGCAGAATAGTTTTATGAGCTGCAAAatttggaaatgttattttgttaGTGTTTTTATTGCTAATAATAACAAGTGCCAAAATAGGCATTTTCTTTAGGGCCATGCTGAGATATCAACAGCAAAATTTGCTTTTTAACTATATCAGGCatatttttgtgcataaaaaggTGACTTAGCTCTGTTGCTCAGTTGAAATAAGggatatttgtgttttttgtgcatGCTTTGGggagtttttttgtgtttgtgacATGCTGTGTAACTCATGTCAGTGCGCCCATACAAGCACGGCTGATATTTTCTTTCCCAGATAACTGGGTTCAGCAGCTTGTCACATGCAGTCGAGTCAAAAAAACCCGCAAACTTATGGTTTTGCTGATGTTTAGAAGGTCATTGCTTTCAGGTGGGCACATGGCTAGAGCTTCTTGCTCTTGTAAAACCCCACACACCCCTAGTCCAACCCCAACCCCACCATCAGAAGAAAAATACCGGGGTCTTTTTAAGCTTGTACCCATCGAAGCACCAGCAATGTTAGAATACATTTGTCATATCACTGTTTTGTTCTCTCTTTtttattttcctgtttttatttgtatgacaCTCTAACCTAGACCAAGTATAACAAATGTCATTCATATGTATCCTGTTTACTCTCCCTTTTTCTCCCTTTTGCACTTTTCACTGCTCCCCTTTTTTCCAACCACTCCCCACTCTTCTGCCGACCTCCCCCTCACACCCTCCCAGACTTTCTCCTGAGTGCCAAACAAAAACAGTACCATTCCAAACTTTTTGAGTTCTCTTGTATGTTGGACATCCATCGGAAGCACCCATGAAGCCAGCATGTTTCTCCATAACATGATGTCAGTCATGACGCCTCAACATTACCCAAAAAGCAAGCAGTAAAAGCGAGACCTGGATTAACACGGTAAAAAGGCTGGCTACCTCTCATAAACTGCTTTTCCTAATTCTCTGTCATCTCTTCAACCTCCAGGACATCACTGATTATGTGCCATAATGTCGGGGGGACTGTCACTCTCCTCACCCCCCCAAGTCTCTTCATTTGATTTTTCGATGGAAAACATTAAACGCAAAGAAtgaaaaatccatttaaatggcaggttttgtttctttaacataaaaacatgctGAGGAGTGTAAACGTCAGCTGTGCAGCCATCTTCTGTCTTCTGAACTTTGAACTTCTCACCCCTCATGAACTTTATTGACCTTCTTCCTACCCTTCTATGTTCATCAACCGTTTGGACTTAAAATCTCCATTCCATCTCCAAACCTTTTTGAGACTGTGCAATTCTAGTTGAGATGATtggatttatttcattttttttaagtcatcATTGGGGACGATTCTCAgagattaaaaaaaagaaaataaaaaacaaacaaaaaatatcaataagaTCCAAACTGTTTCTCCACAATTTCATTATTTTCTCTCATTGTAAATATTTGTCAGATTTTGTTGAACTGTAACCAGAAACGTGTTCAACACAATGGGGCTGGCAGCATAAAATCGGTTTTGTGGAGTGCCCAATGCGAGCCAGTGACGGGCATTTGGATTTTGGGGAGCCTACATCTTTAAGCCAAACTAAAGCGGCTCCTTTTAGGGGTTCTTTAGTATATGAAACAATGCACAAAAGTCAATCGATAGAAATGGGCGTCAATGCAGCACAATTTGTTGTTACACTGGAAGAGATTGATTTAGAAATAAGTAATGTGTTCCTGCATATGTAAAATGAAATCTGGTTAAAGATGCATCACGGAGCCACATACAAAGTATTGCGATTGTCAGGTGATCACGAGGAATGTTAATTCCCATCAAACCATTTACGGCCATCAAAATACATAATCACTACTAACCATTAAGATAGACGATTAGAGTAGGTTTCATACCTGAACTGATGGTAGTTGCTAATCTCATTGTACATATCAGATGTGTCGAGTGTAAATTGTGATACGTGTCGACTAGATGTCTTGATCATTGCATCTGTTCATAAGATCATAGATGAAAATGTTTCTCTGTGATTAAGAAAGATCGATCATTCTCATACGTCTCAACCATGCTTTGAGCTCCACATCTAATGTTTCTATGCTGCCAGCTTTATTTTCTGATAACCCTTCATGAGCTTATTTATTTTCAAACTACTATACACTATTAATAAATGGCATCAAGAACTAGAAAAAGGGATTGACTGGAAAGATGAAatactgttttgtttttagtatTTTAGTGGTTTCTTTTAACGTCATCCATTAACTGACttaaaaagtattaaatatttaatgtaactgtagcattgtgtttgtaaaaaaatagtGAGTTGTGTTTCTTGACTTGTGGATTACCAGTGAAGTCAGCAATTTAGTGCTAATATCTATTAAGTCATTTATttccttttcttttttatttaagggTTATTATTTTTTCCGACAGCAACAGCAGTCATTATAAATGTTCATTTTACCATCACCTGTCTTCTGTTGTCTTATTCTTCACCTCCCACTACACTCAGTTTCATCAAATAACACATTGCAAGTTCGTGCCTGAAATCATGTGCTCGGTCTTGGGGAGGGGCCATGCTGGGTGAGTGATGCGTGTGTGATGCGAACGAATGAATGCGACTGCCGAGACAAGCTTGGGCGGTTGGGTGTTATGTCCTCTGTCCACCAAAGCTAAAACCTGTCCTGTTTCCATTTACCAATGGAACCTGCTGATGTTATAGTTCAAACCCATCATGTAAGCCTAGTTGATGGTCCATAACTTCCCCTCGTTCCCAACCACTTTTCACCACTACCTCCCCTTCCCCTTATGAGCCATTCCTTCGCCACGCACCCCCACACCATTGAATGTTTTTCATAATAACATACTACTTGACCAGACCCACATTAACTCTGTTGTCATGCCTGCAGAGGAGGCAGTTGCCAGTCAACTCACCCTCCGCTCATGATTCGCCACCATCCCTTACGTACTGGCTGCCGGGGCCACGCCCACtctaaatatgaataatttttacaaaaaactgAAAAGAGTAAAAAACATTCAAGTGACTCTCAGGGTGTTTACGTAATCTACCTTATTCTGTGACTTCACAGAGCCGTGATCCAGCTCTCCCTCCTCAAGCTATTTAATAAGCCCAAAGACATTTTACCATGTACGATTACTTATCAAGTCTTCGAAAAACAAAGAATGATATGCACCCAATTATAGAACCAAGCAAAATGCTGTAATGTTTACAACTTTAATGAGACCAACGCTGTTGAAAGAATGTGTAGGAGTTGAAAGACAAATCTTTAATAATGCGTAATTTCACACTGAGTTCATTTTTTAATGGTAATTTCTATGTGACATGAAGTTATGTGTTAATGAGGCATTTTTGAAACATTGCATGTTACTATTTTTTGCAATGatttaccttttttttaaatgtcagtaTGGCTGGTACAGTGTAAAATTCGAACTACATTTGGTtgctaataataaaaatacattgatGTCAGTGTTCATCACACGTATCTTGGAGAAAGGTACCGGACTCCAGTccgcaaaaaaaaatgttattgcGTTATTTGTTCATATTTGTATATGGTGACAGTGAAAATAAAGGATGTACTGGAAGAATCAGGGAGACGTTGGTAGAGTTTGAAGGGTCAGGGTCTCAACTTCAACACCAACAGTAAAAGCCGACAAGAAATTACAGTCAGTCAAACAGAACACAGCCTGTGACTTTAACCGCACATGAGGTAAGTTACATGAGAGCAAAACTATGATTTCCATTATGTACTATGAATTAAGGATTTTTATGACCTCACACATTACTCTATTATAAAAATATGATAATGTGTCTTAGTGGTTTAAAAAACCATAAAATGAGGCACAATCCAATAGTGGTTGAAATGAAATTGGTCTCGAAGAATCAACAAATCTTCCATTTTCTTTCTTAACATACAGGAGAAATGGCAGCAAGAAacataatttaacattttaaagagtGGATCGATGAAAAAAGATGAAAGACTGACGATATTTGAATTGGAGTCTCAAGTGTGACTGATATGCAAATGCAGTATGTGTGATGTAACAAACTGTAATTTGCCATTATATAGTCACCAGCTTCTTCAGAACGCATCAATTGATAGTTTCTTCTGGATTAACTGAACTCAAAGATGTATTTCAATGACATTACGAAGTCTTTCTCTCAATCATTGTCATCCACCCACTTTCTCTGTGCACTAATTCATCCAACCTGCAAAACCACCTTCACATCCACAACACCAGCTACAAGCACTGTGAAGAATACCATTACAGCCATTGGTCAGTGGGCTTGACCGGTTTTTATGTTGGCTTCCTGCACATTGATCTGTGGTGAAGACCCCAGGGAAATTAACATTCACCGCATGATTTAAAACCTGTCTCACCAAACCAACTATAAAGAAGCATCTCCAGAGTTCAGAACAAACATCTCCACttacaataattgtttttctAAAAGGTAGACTCCTGTTTAATTTGACACCTAGTGTGCAATTCTAATAAGATGTGTTTGGTTTTGAGAACTTGCAGGCAGCATCTAAATGTcttgaaaaaataaacaaagctgTTCTGGTAAAAATCAAACGTAGGAATTGGACACCGCCAGACAGCATGGATTTCCCAACATAGCTGCAATCCAGTAATCCAGCTGCAAtctatatttgcatttattaacCAGACCCAAAGGTCCAAGTTCTCTTTCAAACAGGAATAATTAGGACTTTTGACCGGATTCATCACTGGCTATCTATCTCTACTGGGATTGGTGAGCTAGTTTAGCGAAGGAAAGTTGGAGCTCCATCATTTCAAATGTATCCAATCTCGcttactgcacctttaaagcctTGGGCCACAATTGATTTTCTCCTCCCCTGCTCTGGTACCACTCATCACATGAGTTCTCATCCAAAACCCAACAGGCATTTTCTCCTTTTAGGCCAGCTGTTGAAGAAAGCAAGCCTAACTGTTTCAGTCCTCTTTTCTAGGAGGGATTGTAAAAAAAGTAAGAGTGCAAGAAACAGACAAGAATATGCTCTCAGCGCTCATAACTCCCTGTTGGAAAGCAGACCTATTGAACATGTGCAAAGATCTCCAGTCCTTAGTCCGAAACTTTTAGAGGGGGAACATACATACTTGGTTCTGACAAAGCATCTGCTACTGTTAGGACTTACTGTATTAGCTGTACTACCCCCCAAGTTTACAGACATTTTAGTCATTCTTAAAAAGATGTCTAAATGTCATTGCATTAGATAACAAAACATCACATCAAATGACTTTAAATCAGAATTATCTGcactttttaaagaaatttgtttACTTATGTAGTTCCCCTAAAGACCAAACAGTAGACACATATTTTATTCACATTAACTATCTAAAAGCTTCGTTTTTTAGCTatcatgttttattatttacaacctAACAACTTCCTGTTGTGAAGTGGTATGCCTGGAAATTTTATTGTATTCTCTTTCCATacaataatatattttgatatctAATGCAACGATATTCATACATTTTAAGTGTGGCCTAATGCTCAACTACAGAACACAGCATCAGTATAAAATGCAACTGGAAAATGAAGGACTTGGGAAAAATAGGAAACCCGTCACGAGAGATCTGCCTGTGTAAATGATTAAGTTTTCCTCTGCAACATTGTGTGCAACATTTTGTGCAAAACAGCATGAATTCAGCATGAAATTTGTACATATACTTGAGCTGACTCTTTAAAAATAGCTAGGATACAAAATCACTCAGTGAGACGCAGTCTAATCGATTTAAAGCAAGTGCATCTCACAGCTACACGAGGGGTTTTGCTGATACAGAAAGTATCTGTCACATCAAAGCGAGGTACAACCTGGTCCTTTGGAAAAAAATCAAAGTTAGCAAACTGATCTTTGAAGTAAAAATCACTTTGTTCTTGTTTTTTagttttcaaaattgttttttgCACATGTGAATCTACTaacaagatatacatttttgtcTAGTGTTAGTCTTTAATGTACAAATTAAATTGACCTTACTGTTTCTAAGACAAGCCAAATCAGGTAGTATTAAACTAAAGGTGGTCCAAAAGAATATGCCCTTTAATCAGCAATAATGTTCAAAACTTTATAAGCTATATACAGAGTATCTTTTtatggcactgatgtat
This sequence is a window from Misgurnus anguillicaudatus chromosome 24, ASM2758022v2, whole genome shotgun sequence. Protein-coding genes within it:
- the nova2 gene encoding RNA-binding protein Nova-2 isoform X1 gives rise to the protein MMAGGAVQQNGIFSNPHHHNQQPHMESDPPDSRKRPLETPTEASSTKRTNTGERCNQAAIHDPPFSSDFVGFHEEGEYFLKVLIPSYAAGSIIGKGGQTIVQLQKETGATIKLSKSKDFYPGTTERVCLIQGTVEALNSVHDFIAEKVREMPQSAQKTEPVSILQPQTTVNPDRVKQAKLIVPNSTAGLIIGKGGATVKAVMEQSGAWVQLSQKPEGINLQERVVTISGEPEQNRKAVEIIVQKIQEDPQSSSCLNISYSNISGPVANSNPTGSPYANSAEVMPAAAAAAAATASSLLGQASLAGVGAFPTTMSSFSGNDLLAITSALNTLASYGYNTNSLGLGLNPAAASGVLAAVAASANPAAAAAANLLASYANDASTSAGHPAASLGGFTLGSLAAATGATNGYLSAASPLVASSLLATEKLTEGAKDVVEIAVPENLVGAILGKGGKTLVEYQELTGARIQISKKGEFVPGTRNRKVTITGSPAATQAAQYLISQRITYEQGVRATNPQKVG
- the nova2 gene encoding RNA-binding protein Nova-2 isoform X2; amino-acid sequence: MMAGGAVQQNGIFSNPHHHNQQPHMESDPPDSRKRPLETPTEASSTKRTNTGEEGEYFLKVLIPSYAAGSIIGKGGQTIVQLQKETGATIKLSKSKDFYPGTTERVCLIQGTVEALNSVHDFIAEKVREMPQSAQKTEPVSILQPQTTVNPDRVKQAKLIVPNSTAGLIIGKGGATVKAVMEQSGAWVQLSQKPEGINLQERVVTISGEPEQNRKAVEIIVQKIQEDPQSSSCLNISYSNISGPVANSNPTGSPYANSAEVMPAAAAAAAATASSLLGQASLAGVGAFPTTMSSFSGNDLLAITSALNTLASYGYNTNSLGLGLNPAAASGVLAAVAASANPAAAAAANLLASYANDASTSAGHPAASLGGFTLGSLAAATGATNGYLSAASPLVASSLLATEKLTEGAKDVVEIAVPENLVGAILGKGGKTLVEYQELTGARIQISKKGEFVPGTRNRKVTITGSPAATQAAQYLISQRITYEQGVRATNPQKVG